The proteins below are encoded in one region of Rhizobium sp. 9140:
- the istB gene encoding IS21-like element helper ATPase IstB, with translation MNTQAPEILLTHYLKTLKLPSFQREYQKLARLCATEGVDHVGYLTRLAEREMIERDRRKVERRIKAARFPVVKSLDSFDFAAIPKLNRMQVLELARCEWIERRENVIALGPSGTGKTHVALGLGLAACQKGLSVGFTTAAALVSEMMEARDERRLIRFQKQMAAYQLLIIDELGFVPLSKTGAELLFELISQRYERGATLITSNLPFDEWTETLGSERLTGALLDRITHHVSILEMNGDSYRLAQSRARKAG, from the coding sequence ATGAACACCCAAGCACCCGAGATCCTTCTCACCCATTATCTCAAAACCCTGAAGCTGCCGAGTTTCCAGCGCGAGTACCAGAAGCTGGCCCGGCTGTGCGCCACCGAAGGCGTCGATCATGTCGGATACCTCACCCGGCTTGCCGAGCGGGAGATGATCGAACGGGACCGTCGCAAGGTCGAGCGTCGCATCAAGGCGGCCAGGTTCCCGGTCGTCAAAAGCCTCGACAGTTTCGACTTCGCCGCCATCCCAAAGCTGAACAGGATGCAGGTGCTGGAACTGGCGCGCTGCGAATGGATCGAGCGCAGGGAGAACGTTATCGCTCTCGGCCCCAGCGGCACGGGCAAGACCCATGTGGCGCTCGGCCTCGGCCTGGCCGCCTGCCAGAAGGGCCTGTCCGTTGGGTTCACGACAGCGGCCGCACTGGTCAGCGAGATGATGGAGGCGCGCGACGAGCGGCGTCTCATCCGGTTCCAGAAGCAGATGGCCGCCTACCAGCTGTTGATCATCGATGAACTGGGCTTCGTGCCGCTGTCAAAGACCGGCGCGGAATTGCTGTTCGAGCTGATCTCGCAACGATACGAGCGAGGCGCGACCCTGATCACCAGCAACCTTCCTTTTGACGAATGGACGGAAACCTTGGGGTCCGAGCGCCTGACCGGCGCTTTGCTCGACCGCATCACCCATCACGTCAGCATCCTCGAGATGAACGGCGACAGCTATCGTCTCGCCCAAAGCCGCGCCCGAAAGGCCGGCTGA